In one window of Pseudanabaena sp. BC1403 DNA:
- a CDS encoding molecular chaperone DnaJ, translating to MNQPKVSKLHFIRFDRGISQYNHDYYAALGLPIISNPKYIRNVYLRIARILHPDIYGFSAEEKEIATQYLAKLVNPAYNGLMRDQDRTAYQGIFKLLAKRLMQRSRNIQIHSEIACELVMSPSDDVYERLVTEIAKVQYESLTQILEHTADISELNLVYILYKEGYRHGAVNMPPVLAPMLKPKKSYASNVPLPPPSKPSYTYNLQYANDQHAINSQAISDETLIQVRVQGDDTQMINRRIKTCEIYISESNWTAALQDLQEILTIDNDNSYCFALLGVVYKNINQPQIAKASFKRSLQINPQEAIALKHLLELESPSSHQSIGNKNNSKSDRKSSLPNIKKPIAQSQKNSWLSHIIQWAFPRKF from the coding sequence ATGAATCAGCCCAAGGTGTCAAAACTCCATTTTATCCGCTTTGATCGGGGTATTAGTCAGTACAATCACGACTATTACGCTGCCTTGGGCCTACCAATCATTAGCAACCCTAAATACATTCGTAATGTATATTTACGGATTGCCCGCATCTTGCATCCCGATATATATGGCTTTTCGGCTGAAGAAAAAGAAATTGCAACGCAATATCTAGCAAAGCTGGTTAACCCTGCGTATAACGGTCTGATGAGAGATCAGGATCGCACAGCCTATCAAGGAATATTTAAGCTTCTTGCCAAACGCTTAATGCAGAGATCTCGTAATATCCAGATTCATTCGGAGATTGCCTGTGAGTTGGTGATGTCTCCTAGTGATGATGTTTACGAGCGCTTAGTTACCGAAATTGCCAAAGTACAATATGAATCGCTTACCCAAATTCTGGAGCATACGGCGGATATCAGTGAGCTAAATCTGGTTTACATCCTTTATAAAGAGGGTTATCGACATGGGGCAGTCAATATGCCGCCAGTGCTTGCACCAATGTTGAAGCCCAAGAAATCCTATGCATCAAACGTTCCTCTTCCTCCCCCTTCAAAGCCCAGCTACACATACAATCTTCAATATGCAAACGATCAACATGCTATAAATTCACAAGCTATCTCTGATGAAACCTTAATTCAGGTTAGAGTTCAGGGCGATGATACACAAATGATTAACAGACGAATAAAAACCTGTGAAATCTACATATCAGAGAGTAATTGGACAGCAGCGCTCCAAGATTTGCAAGAGATCTTGACAATTGATAATGATAATAGTTACTGTTTTGCTCTGTTAGGTGTGGTTTACAAAAATATCAATCAACCACAAATTGCAAAAGCGAGCTTCAAGCGATCGCTTCAAATTAATCCTCAAGAAGCCATAGCACTAAAACATCTTCTGGAATTAGAAAGTCCAAGTTCCCACCAAAGCATTGGCAATAAAAACAATAGTAAAAGCGATCGCAAATCAAGTCTCCCAAATATAAAGAAACCTATAGCTCAATCCCAAAAGAACAGTTGGCTATCCCATATAATCCAATGGGCTTTTCCCAGAAAATTCTAA